A single region of the Gasterosteus aculeatus chromosome 1, fGasAcu3.hap1.1, whole genome shotgun sequence genome encodes:
- the smtla gene encoding somatolactin alpha isoform X1 has protein sequence MVLQKAKGHVSSCQADTIMRRCVWAVLLWPNLLTSSVPLDCRQEQGGVSRCSSISQEKLLDRVIQHAELIYRVSEESCSLYEETFIPLPLQFQRNQAGYSCRTLPIPSSRSEVQQISDKWLLHSVLMLVQSWLEPLVYLQTSLDRYDAAPEVIINKTKWVSEKLISLEQGVVVLIKEMLDEGLLNLNHSEEALFQYDVQPEMVESVMKDYTLLSCFKKDAHKMEAFLKLLKCRQTEIYNCS, from the exons ATGGTGTTGCAAAAAGCCAAAGGCCATGTGAGCAGTTGTCAAGCCGACACAA TCATGCGCCGGTGCGTGTGGGCCGTCTTGCTCTGGCCCAACCTGTTGACCTCCAGCGTCCCACTGGACTGCAGGCAGGAGCAGGGCGGCGTCTcccgctgctcctccatctcccagGAGAAACTTCTAGACCGAGTCATCCAGCACGCTGAGCTCATCTACCGCGTCTCGGAAGAATCGTGCTCTTTGTAT GAGGAGACTTTTATCCCGCTGCCGTTGCAGTTCCAGAGGAACCAAGCAGGCTACTCCTGCAGAACCTTACCCATCCCCAGCTCCAGGAGTGAAGTCCAGCAGATATCC GACAAATGGCTGCTCCACTCGGTGCTGATGCTGGTGCAGTCGTGGCTGGAGCCTTTGGTCTACCTGCAGACCTCCCTGGATCGCTACGACGCCGCTCCAGAAGTGATCATCAACAAGACCAAGTGGGTGTCTGAGAAGCTGATCAGTCTGGAGCAAGGGGTGGTGGTCCTCATCAAGGAG ATGTTGGACGAGGGCCTGTTAAACCTAAACCACAGCGAGGAAGCCCTGTTCCAGTACGACGTGCAGCCGGAGATGGTGGAATCCGTGATGAAGGACTACACCTTACTCAGCTGCTTCAAGAAGGACGCCCATAAAATGGAGGCTTTCCTCAAGCTCCTCAAGTGTCGGCAAACCGAAATATACAACTGCTCATAA
- the smtla gene encoding somatolactin alpha isoform X2, translating to MHLVSVMRRCVWAVLLWPNLLTSSVPLDCRQEQGGVSRCSSISQEKLLDRVIQHAELIYRVSEESCSLYEETFIPLPLQFQRNQAGYSCRTLPIPSSRSEVQQISDKWLLHSVLMLVQSWLEPLVYLQTSLDRYDAAPEVIINKTKWVSEKLISLEQGVVVLIKEMLDEGLLNLNHSEEALFQYDVQPEMVESVMKDYTLLSCFKKDAHKMEAFLKLLKCRQTEIYNCS from the exons ATGCACCTTGTTTCAG TCATGCGCCGGTGCGTGTGGGCCGTCTTGCTCTGGCCCAACCTGTTGACCTCCAGCGTCCCACTGGACTGCAGGCAGGAGCAGGGCGGCGTCTcccgctgctcctccatctcccagGAGAAACTTCTAGACCGAGTCATCCAGCACGCTGAGCTCATCTACCGCGTCTCGGAAGAATCGTGCTCTTTGTAT GAGGAGACTTTTATCCCGCTGCCGTTGCAGTTCCAGAGGAACCAAGCAGGCTACTCCTGCAGAACCTTACCCATCCCCAGCTCCAGGAGTGAAGTCCAGCAGATATCC GACAAATGGCTGCTCCACTCGGTGCTGATGCTGGTGCAGTCGTGGCTGGAGCCTTTGGTCTACCTGCAGACCTCCCTGGATCGCTACGACGCCGCTCCAGAAGTGATCATCAACAAGACCAAGTGGGTGTCTGAGAAGCTGATCAGTCTGGAGCAAGGGGTGGTGGTCCTCATCAAGGAG ATGTTGGACGAGGGCCTGTTAAACCTAAACCACAGCGAGGAAGCCCTGTTCCAGTACGACGTGCAGCCGGAGATGGTGGAATCCGTGATGAAGGACTACACCTTACTCAGCTGCTTCAAGAAGGACGCCCATAAAATGGAGGCTTTCCTCAAGCTCCTCAAGTGTCGGCAAACCGAAATATACAACTGCTCATAA